The stretch of DNA ctctctctctctctctctctctctctctctctctctctctctctctctctctctctctctattctagTGTGTTAATTTTAGACCTGACGTTGGCCTGTTAACATGAGTCCTCTGACGTTGTCACAAGGGTGGAGAGGTGAGGAGGGGGTACAAATACAGACATAAGACACACGTAAGTCTCTAAAGTCTCGCCACTTGTCTGGCggagaaaagaggaagaaagttTGGCACAAAAGAAAATAGAGGAAAAAAGGACATGATAGTTCATCAGGGGCACTGTTACATGACTTTCTCACAGGTAGGTGACTGACTCACTGGATAAGAGgagccatgttgtttgtgttggaatGTAGTTGGCTAGTACTGTCATCATCTCTGCTGATTTACTAATTACAGATGTTAATCTTTGATGATGATACTGATACTTTTTTTGATAAGTTAATTCAGCTGATCTGACttgtgtgagcgtgtgtttgtgcatgttaaGGATGAACGTTAGCCAAGCCGGGTTCTCTGGTCAGCATCCATcaactctttttgttttttttaaactacatatAGGCCTATCTATTCCcttgacttttaatgacatgtCCGTGAATCAACAATACTTTATTCCCAGCAGCACTTAGTTGAAGGTGATGATAAGTAGAGCAATCTTCCCCCAACCCAAATATACACAAAAGTTCAATCTATCCTCCCACGCATCGGCACTCTGACTCGGTCACCGATTGGGCTTTTGACGTCATTCCCACCAGCAGCTCTGTCCGAAGGTCCCTGTAGACACAAACTAACCTCTCATATCCCGCAACACAACATTCTTCTCCAGGTCCTGTTTTCAGGAAACAACGTCTGTGAGTGGGTAGGCCTTACATTCCTCTTGTGGCTTTGCACTGCTCTGTCTTTCGctttccttctccctctctcattcccctcttcctccctctgtttCTTATGCCTTTCCAAGAAATTCCAGATGAGGGCTAGAGCCTGGCTCTGTTGCAGTTACTCTCTACCTCTGACTATAAATGATAACATTGACCAGAGCTGCACAGTACCACTGCTGGCTGGGTCCTTCACTGCTTCTATACTACTTTTTTCATTTGACAAGACAGACGTTATAACTGCCACTGCTGCTCTGGGATCTCTACCCTTCAGGGTATTAAGATGACACTAACATTGTGGCTTTAAATGggcttaattgttttttttggataCATTTTTGAGGAAGCAGACAGTCCAAGggtaagacagacagacagggctGGTTGGATTCTTGTTCCTCACGGGGAAAGATATAAAGTGCTTGGCTGCTGGAGAtttgtttgactgttaaaatGTAGTCACCAACTGAATGCAGAGtgataatacaaagtatttgcctaaaaaaaacaatgtgagGAAAGGGGCTTTTGTGTTCTATTCGTGGATTACAAAGTCATGTTTAAACTGTTGCATATTCTGAAAGACTATTGCTGGCACTTGCAACATTTCCAGCAGGGAGTAAAACCATTACCGCAAATTTTCTCTGCCCTCCGCCGTGTCCACATGCTGCTTATTTTATTGTCTGGCCTTGCACTGATTTCAGGTGAAAGTTACATCACTGCCATCtggaaaatattttcacaaagaaagaagaaataagtGATGTTCAGTCAGAAAACAAGTTTGATCATGTGGCGGCTCTGCTTGGCGTCCATCCAGATTTGATTCCCTGGCTGGTTTCTTCACTTCAAGAGTGCTTTAAAAGgttgacagagagaaacagtgaGAGGGAGAAAGTGATTTAGGGAGTCGAGGAAGGCAAGCATTTCCCATAATCATATCATGAAGGCGGCGttgtcctcctcttcctgtttTCTCTTGTGTCTCAGACACAGTCCAGGTGACATGAACAGTGAACGCAGTGGATCTCCTCTGTCGttgcagacacagagacatcacTCCGCTTCGTCCAAGCCGCAAACTCTCTGTGGGATGTCTGAGGGAGACATCACAGTGCTGCCAATCGGACCTGCGTCTCTGGACCTGTCCAGGCAGGAGCACCGGACACTGACCAGACTGTACAGCCAGAACGGAGCATATCACCTGAGGATTTTACCAGATGGAACTGTGAGTGGTGGCAGGCAGGAAAATGACCCCTATGGTGaggaaggatttttttttttctcgatgTGTGATTGGTTGTTGTGTCTCTGAATCAGGagcaaattaaaagatatgGAGGAGAGTCTTTTGGCTATAAGCTGAGCAAATTCTGGACTGATAAAACATAAGCGGTAAACAAAAACGAAATAAATATAAACTTGAATGAACTGTTAAATTCCTCTTGAGCAGGGTATTaaatccatagactgtatattaatggacagcgcatgtgtgacgtcacccattggtttttggagatctgctatgagtcgttgagtttgccgttacgggcgtaGCCATCCTGTtcgcggatgtgacgattttagacgagagggaggggtgagggaggagctgcttacactcaCGTTACGTTaaacactttcactggcaatcacatcatagccacgccctaaaacactcCCTGCTTTAGCGCCGATTTAAAAATCAATGAGACCATAatccaaaaaaaataacatcattctgtgttgcagaagacttaaaactagctattgagaccataaactcattatgaaaatgtttactgaggtaataaatcaagtgagaagtgggtcactttctcatagacttctacagaaaccgatctccttttgcaaccgcacgtgtcgccccctgttggaattcagatagaatgcgggtttaaggcacttccgcatttgcagcacttcgcccatggatgtattaagagaactcgCCAAACTggatgcgttgtccattaatatacagtctatgattaaaTCACAGCACTCCTGGTAAAGCCAAGTCATTTGGGTCTGTAAACAGAAGTGCTTACCCTGTGTACACATTCAGACAACATGGCCTACAGTATGTTCCCTGAAAAATGCTGGGCAAATATTTATTTCACGAGAAACATTATGGCTACATTGTCATTAAGTAAGTTTATCGTCCACGTTATCCTtggaaaggaaacaaaaaaaggttATGATGAACAGtgtcatatttattctgttgcaGACATCCTGAGGCTGAAGGCTGTGAGCGTAGGAGTGGTGGTCATCAAGGGTGAGATGACAGGAAGGTACCTGGCCATGAACAAAAAGGGACGCCTCTACGGATCAGTGAGTTTTTGCACAAAATTGTTCCCACTGTAAAGTAAAcctaattttaaatgaaaaggttAAACATTAGACCTACCTAAGGCATTTCATTGGGGCTACTTTTCGCCAAATCACATATAACTTTTCAGTATAAGTTTAAAGTTTTGTAATAGCCTGGGATATTTTCCACAACTGCAAAACACTGGAAAATCCCAGTGCCAAAGGCTGACCAGGTGCAAAATATAAATCACTGTCAGTAATAATTTGTCACTGACACATATAAAACAGTAACATAAGTGAGTAACATAAGCCACAGATGTATCATGTTGATTCGTATTTCTATTAATCAGCATGTAACAGACTATCATCTGCTGTTCTCTTTTCTACCACCTTTCATTTTCTTGTATTAGCAAGCACTCAATGATGAGTGTTACTTTCTGGAGAAGTATGAAGAAAACCACTACAACACATATTGCTCTCAGAAGTACAACTGGTATGTGGGGCTGAAGAGGAACGGCCAACCCAAAGCAGGACCAGACACCCACCAGGGTCAGAAGGCCATCTTTTTCCTGCCAAGGCCTGCGGGCAACATGTAAACCAAGACGGCACCAGGAACCGTGGACACGCTCACTGAAGTCTTTAAATGCACATTAATAGTGCAatttttatgccggtcaaagtATCACATTTAAAGGTCACTTAAAATCACTACAATAGGGCGGAAAGCTCTATTTCAATGTTAATATGTTTCTTCATTCCTCTTGTTAATGCAATGAATATGTGATTCCAGCTCATGTAAGCagcttatactgtatatgatcaTCACAGGGATATATCTAGACTGCTTTCTGCCTATAAGCACATATACACCCTCTCACTGCAGACAGAAAATGTGTGCGGTATCAGTGCATGTCAGCCTTGATAAATGGCCGTTCACTTTGAAACCTAGTATGAAATACCACTGCTGGAAGACAGGAACAGGAACGCTTTTACACAGAAATAGTTTTATAATTGATCACGTCTGGCACAAAAGAAACCAACCAGGCAGTAAACATAAAAGAGCCGACCATCTGGCGTTGAATTCAAACTTAAGCAAACAAAGTCTACAGTGAAGGGAATAATAGTAGTATTATAAATATTTCAATGCCCTGCTTAACAGTACTTCAGGATAGTGGATCTATGCTGACTTGAATGACTGATGATCTTATTAATATCTACTTTTACTCTGCTCAAGCCTGTTTGATGCCCATTTCTGTAATTACTTGTGTTCTTTGTGGAATGTCAGCAATTTTAAggaccagtgtgtaggattttgTGGCATCTAGCTGTGAGTTTGCAGattgcaaccaactgaataccCTTTCCCTCACCCCTCCCTTTCCAAGCATGTAGTAGAACTTATAGTGGCCTTCAGGTgatgtaaaaacacaaaaggccCTTTTTAGAgccagtgtttggtttgtccTTTCTGGGATACTGTAGAAACATTATGGTGCAACATGGCGGGCTCTGTGGAAGAGGACCCACTTATCATCTCCGTATAGATATGAAGGGCTAACGAAAACACAGTTCTTAGTTTCAGGTGATTATACActaatgaaaatataaatatgaCTAATATATTCCATTTCTGCCAGTAGATCCCCCTAAACCCTACACACTGGTCCCTTAAAGGGCCATTTTATGAACGCAGACAACTatgcaaaaaaaattgaaacTCTTGAAAAACAGCACCCTTGTAGGGTTAGCccaacaaaagtgaaaaaaattgtATGATTGTATAATTGTGTTGTAATTATGTGCCTAGGTCAGCTGACAGTCCTTGTTTCAGTAATGTGAGGTTATTATTGACATCTTGGTGACACCAAATGCTCAACTGTGAATTGTTTGAGGCAATGACGGACCAAATATTCTATCCTGGACCACAAAAGTCACAAATGGTTTCCTTTCACTAAGCCAAATGGCTCAGCTTCATAGTCCA from Sander lucioperca isolate FBNREF2018 chromosome 13, SLUC_FBN_1.2, whole genome shotgun sequence encodes:
- the LOC116037089 gene encoding putative fibroblast growth factor 1 isoform X3 is translated as MIVHQGHCYMTFSQTQRHHSASSKPQTLCGMSEGDITVLPIGPASLDLSRQEHRTLTRLYSQNGAYHLRILPDGTVSGGRQENDPYDILRLKAVSVGVVVIKGEMTGRYLAMNKKGRLYGSQALNDECYFLEKYEENHYNTYCSQKYNWYVGLKRNGQPKAGPDTHQGQKAIFFLPRPAGNM
- the LOC116037089 gene encoding putative fibroblast growth factor 1 isoform X2 produces the protein MGLIVFFGYIFEEADSPRTQRHHSASSKPQTLCGMSEGDITVLPIGPASLDLSRQEHRTLTRLYSQNGAYHLRILPDGTVSGGRQENDPYDILRLKAVSVGVVVIKGEMTGRYLAMNKKGRLYGSQALNDECYFLEKYEENHYNTYCSQKYNWYVGLKRNGQPKAGPDTHQGQKAIFFLPRPAGNM
- the LOC116037089 gene encoding putative fibroblast growth factor 1 isoform X1 yields the protein MKAALSSSSCFLLCLRHSPGDMNSERSGSPLSLQTQRHHSASSKPQTLCGMSEGDITVLPIGPASLDLSRQEHRTLTRLYSQNGAYHLRILPDGTVSGGRQENDPYDILRLKAVSVGVVVIKGEMTGRYLAMNKKGRLYGSQALNDECYFLEKYEENHYNTYCSQKYNWYVGLKRNGQPKAGPDTHQGQKAIFFLPRPAGNM
- the LOC116037089 gene encoding putative fibroblast growth factor 1 isoform X4, whose protein sequence is MNSERSGSPLSLQTQRHHSASSKPQTLCGMSEGDITVLPIGPASLDLSRQEHRTLTRLYSQNGAYHLRILPDGTVSGGRQENDPYDILRLKAVSVGVVVIKGEMTGRYLAMNKKGRLYGSQALNDECYFLEKYEENHYNTYCSQKYNWYVGLKRNGQPKAGPDTHQGQKAIFFLPRPAGNM
- the LOC116037089 gene encoding putative fibroblast growth factor 1 isoform X5; translation: MSEGDITVLPIGPASLDLSRQEHRTLTRLYSQNGAYHLRILPDGTVSGGRQENDPYDILRLKAVSVGVVVIKGEMTGRYLAMNKKGRLYGSQALNDECYFLEKYEENHYNTYCSQKYNWYVGLKRNGQPKAGPDTHQGQKAIFFLPRPAGNM